Proteins from one Plasmodium cynomolgi strain B DNA, chromosome 10, whole genome shotgun sequence genomic window:
- a CDS encoding hypothetical protein (putative), protein MHKIDQLTKALSDQDKRHIADLVETGQTELLNHEGINERNILDIIKQIKEFEQVYPDGLRTYVERAKSLMKKSEKKLHNFAHCVIERPDNLIKIKFPWDDMMHHCGGGSREEKRVYVPDGQRDGQFDGKEEPSDESSSTSNQSSEEYDANGTFPQGGNIVSPSEGEGSPQSQRTLSPRTLSHGELSPTAMSTIEVPTIEFPTTAMSTIEIPITAMSTTEIPTTEIPTTEISTTPLSSASSNGEGYDPNVYRSSYLALSDEPKGRQQNKTNTQKEATQVSGTLAQIDQYLQYEQIGLNQIDKVCFVLLAGGLGERLNHRDIKLKLLTNLVSEKTYIEYYCNYLISFQEYIKRRKNKEVDIPFIIMLSDDTYEQTVTFLRRNHFFTLKESQIYFLKQKKVLCFKDSEAHLDFVYQNGSFVLSRKPHGHGDIHSLIKNQINLDTLIEKGYRYLYFFQDTNALAMKVLFVCLGVSIEKELHMNFLAISRNPGEEIGAICSLTNSDNFKRVVNIEYNFLESILTGSGGQELVDEDGFSFFPGNTSSILFEMRTYNELLKRTNGFVPEYVNPKYADNERKHFVRATRVESMMQDFAFLYYCGGRAGPGIGPGPGDVSHEEGVNDMGSYVCKRGRVGVTQLDRCLCFSAVKNDPAKAKRKVESGIHPECMFSAEADLYYSNCAFLQLACVYNRKLFLLDELEVKTFNGVRYFLPPKVLFEPQFAFTLTDLIKKVTGNISIRRNSTLWVKSDALIRNLQLDGSLIIGGGVNCEDASALPVVLEKDLCVRNRGDELVELSGSGEEENSEQLQIRGYKLVKREVLMIGS, encoded by the coding sequence ATGCATAAAATCGACCAGCTCACAAAAGCGCTCAGCGATCAAGACAAAAGACACATCGCGGACCTGGTTGAGACGGGGCAGACGGAGCTGCTAAACCATGAAGGAATAAACGAGAGAAATATCTTAGACATAATTAAACAGATCAAAGAATTCGAACAGGTGTACCCTGATGGGCTTCGAACATACGTGGAGAGAGCTAAAtctttgatgaaaaaatcgGAAAAGAAACTCCACAATTTTGCGCACTGTGTGATAGAAAGACCggataatttaataaaaataaaatttcccTGGGATGATATGATGCACCATTGTGGTGGAGGTAGCAGAGAGGAGAAGAGAGTATATGTACCCGATGGGCAGCGCGACGGCCAGTTCGATGGAAAGGAAGAACCTTCTGATGAGTCGTCAAGCACGTCGAACCAAAGCAGTGAGGAGTACGACGCGAATGGCACTTTTCCCCAGGGAGGGAACATCGTCTCCCCGTCGGAGGGCGAGGGCTCTCCGCAGTCCCAGAGGACGCTATCCCCCAGGACACTATCCCACGGGGAGTTATCCCCCACAGCGATGTCCACCATAGAGGTTCCCACCATAGAGTTTCCCACCACAGCGATGTCTACCATAGAGATTCCCATCACAGCGATGTCCACCACGGAGATTCCCACCACGGAGATTCCCACCACGGAGATTTCCACCACGCCGCTCTCCTCTGCTTCATCGAATGGCGAAGGTTACGACCCGAATGTGTACAGAAGTAGTTACCTCGCGTTAAGTGATGAGCCAAAAGGAAggcaacaaaataaaacaaacacACAGAAGGAGGCAACCCAGGTGAGTGGAACCCTCGCACAAATCGACCAGTACCTGCAGTACGAGCAGATAGGATTGAACCAAATAGATAAAGTATGCTTCGTGTTGCTAGCCGGGGGGTTGGGGGAACGATTAAATCACAGAGATATCAAGTTAAAGCTACTAACAAATTTAGTCTCAGAAAAAACGTACATTGAATACTATTGTAATTATTTGATATCTTTCCAAGAGTACataaagaggaggaaaaacaaagagGTAGACATCCCCTTCATTATCATGCTGTCCGATGATACGTATGAACAGACGGTCACCTTTTTGCGGAGgaaccattttttcactcttAAGGAGAgtcaaatatattttttaaaacagaaGAAGGTATTATGCTTTAAGGATAGCGAAGCACACCTCGATTTTGTGTATCAAAATGGCTCATTTGTCCTTTCCAGAAAACCACATGGCCATGGGGACATCCATTCTCTCATTAAAAATCAGATTAATTTGGATACTCTCATAGAGAAAGGATACagatatttgtattttttccaagaCACGAACGCTCTAGCTATGAAGGTTTTGTTTGTATGCTTGGGAGTCTCCATAGAGAAGGAGCTACATATGAACTTCTTAGCCATTTCGAGGAATCCTGGGGAAGAAATTGGAGCCATTTGCAGCTTAACCAACTCGGATAACTTCAAAAGAGTGGTAAACATTGAATATAATTTCTTAGAGTCGATCCTCACAGGTTCAGGGGGACAGGAGTTGGTCGATGAGGATggattttccttcttccctgGGAACACGAGTTCTATTTTGTTCGAAATGAGGACGTACAACGAGTTGCTGAAAAGAACCAATGGGTTCGTTCCGGAGTATGTTAATCCGAAGTACGCTGATAATGAGAGGAAGCATTTTGTTCGGGCCACCCGAGTGGAAAGCATGATGCAGGACTTCGCCTTTCTGTACTACTGTGGGGGGAGGGCAGGACCAGGGATAGGACCAGGACCAGGCGACGTGTCACACGAAGAGGGTGTGAACGACATGGGAAGCTATGTTTGCAAACGGGGGAGAGTCGGCGTGACCCAGCTGGACAGGTGTCTCTGTTTCTCCGCGGTGAAAAACGACCCCGCCAAGGCAAAGAGGAAAGTAGAAAGTGGCATACACCCAGAATGCATGTTCAGCGCAGAAGCAGACCTCTACTACAGCAACTGTGCCTTTTTACAGCTAGCCTGTGTGTACAATCGGAAGTTGTTCCTGTTAGACGAATTGGAGGTGAAGACGTTTAACGGAGTTCGCTATTTCCTACCTCCCAAGGTTTTATTCGAACCTCAATTTGCCTTTACCCTAACcgatttgataaaaaaagtgacaggAAATATATCTATTAGGAGGAACTCCACCCTGTGGGTGAAGTCAGATGCGCTCATTCGAAATTTACAGTTGGACGGGTCACTCATCATTGGAGGAGGGGTTAATTGTGAAGACGCTTCTGCCCTCCCTGTTGTGTTGGAAAAGGACCTGTGTGTGCGGAACAGGGGGGATGAGCTGGTGGAGCTTTCGGGCAGTGGGGAAGAGGAGAACTCCGAGCAGCTCCAGATAAGGGGGTATAAGTTAGTAAAAAGGGAGGTCCTAATGATAGGCAGCTAG
- a CDS encoding transcriptional regulator (putative) gives MNESLDIENAKAKLKLVFSFWTNSKNKRFSQSNAFCVLSGKSSKEENATTQEQFQMWLMGYQLTETFFLFLKKEKLIILTSDKKKKFLQPLLDNMDNVQVMERSNDNTDNFIQIKKMIDNVGTEEIAILKDKDAMGNFFENCYSFIKGLDIPQVDVNTELKLLLNFRSESDIKIQKSGSDIACIILKNILITTIENALDSEEFQSHDKIKDKALKFHENKKCVLKLKEKLKVDIDDIDVIYSNVQSGNQFTLNYKNSSNKSYLSQNEGTILVGVGVKYKELCSNVNRTLLLNAKTQHKELYSFTLAIEKYVIKECLQIHSTYGEVYKKAITFIKKNKKDYSTLSQIHVEDYFVKCLGHVIGIEFMEKDFLITENNNSGIIQKNTSYNLSVGFENVPGNDKNNFAIWISDTVCINDEGEVNVLTDSISKEINTISYELEDSKSDDEHENNVKSEKKEQNGDLNKKKTGISASILNNAASVIVSDRLRRRNKNSLAHNNEQEMEELNKRQSELKEKKINEIKFRFSKGTSDYKDPNKKNVKKLEDLKAYNDADLLPRDLRPNIICLDNKHECILLPINGVHIPFHVSTIKNLSSNYEDNNDIFVLRINFQVPGNQGVLKADFNTFPTLQEKEMYIKELIFKSNDERHFQNIVKQVKDLIKHVKQKEVEADVNDPQHAQEKLILNKSGRRIILRDLMTRPNIFTGRKILGTLELHTNGVRYSANSRGTTEHIDILFDDIKYAFYQPSDGQLIILIHFHLKRYIMVGKKKTLDVQFYCEAGTQIDDLDRAKARNVYDPDEMHDEMKEREQKNRLNLIFKNFVQQMQDISKIEFEIPYPELTFSGVPNKSNVEIFVTANTINHLVEWPPFILSVEDIEIASLERIHHGLRNFDMIFVFKDYTKPVKRIDVIPTEYIDTIKKWLTTIDIVYYEGKNNLQWGNILKTILADIDSFVNSKGFDGFLGDDEEEEEQSAEDEDEDDEYEVDESELSAEDDSDYDDSGDESLATESDGEGEVEEDSEDEGLSWDELEERAKKDDKKRFAYKSDDEEGYNKRKKKKKN, from the exons atgaacgaatCGTTGGACATCGAAAACGCAAAGGCGAAGTTGAAGTTGGTGTTCTCATTCTGGACAAATtcgaaaaacaaaagattCTCGCAGAGCAATGCGTTCTGTGTGCTATCAGGAAAGTCcagcaaagaagaaaatgcaacGACACAAGAACAGTTCCAGATGTGGCTCATGGGGTATCAACTTACAGagactttttttctcttcctcaaGAAAGAAAAGTTAATTATCCTAActagtgataaaaaaaaaaagttcttaCAACCACTTCTAGACAACATGGATAATGTACAAGTGATGGAAAGAAGCAATGATAATAcggataattttattcaaataaaaaaaatgatagatAATGTAGGAACGGAAGAAATAGCCATTTTGAAAGACAAAGATGCtatgggaaatttttttgaaaattgttACAGTTTTATAAAAGGTTTAGACATACCACAGGTAGATGTAAATACGGAGTTGAAATTATTGTTGAACTTCCGATCCGAATCTGATATAAAGATACAAAAAAGTGGGAGCGATATTGCTTgtatcattttaaaaaatattttaataacaaCAATTGAGAATGCATTAGATAGTGAGGAATTCCAGAGTcatgacaaaataaaagacaaGGCGTTAAAATTtcacgaaaataaaaaatgcgttttgaaattgaaggaaaaacttaAGGTAGATATAGACGACATAGATGTGATTTACAGCAATGTGCAGAGTGGAAATCAGTTCACattaaattacaaaaatagcAGTAATAAAAGTTACCTCTCCCAAAATGAGGGCACAATACTGGTCGGGGTGGGAGTCAAATATAAAGAGCTCTGTTCAAATGTGAATAGGACCCTTCTACTAAATGCGAAGACGCAACATAAAGAGTTATACAGCTTCACCCTAGCTATCGAAAAGTATGTTATTAAGGAATGCCTCCAAATCCACAGTACATATGGAGAAGTATACAAAAAGGCGATTACCTTCatcaagaaaaataaaaaggattacTCGACCCTGAGTCAGATCCATGTGGAAGATTATTTTGTGAAATGTCTCGGACATGTAATTGGAATCGAATTTATGGAAAAGGATTTTCTGATCACggaaaataataacagtGGAATTATTCAGAAAAATACTTCGTACAATTTATCTGTCGGATTTGAAAACGTTCCCgggaatgataaaaataattttgcaatCTGGATCAGCGACACGGTGTGCATTAATGATGAAGGAGAGGTTAACGTTCTGACGGACTCCATTAGTAAAGAAATCAATACCATTTCGTACGAGCTGGAGGATAGCAAAAGTGATGATGAACATGAAAATAAcgtgaaaagtgaaaagaaggaacaaaatggagatttgaacaaaaaaaaaacaggcatTTCTGCTAGTATTCTAAACAATGCAGCTAGTGTTATCGTTTCGGATAGACTTAggaggagaaataaaaattcactAGCTCATAATAATGAACAAGAAATGGAGGAACTCAATAAAAGACAAAGTGagctgaaggaaaaaaaaatcaatgaaattaaatttaGATTCTCCAAAGGAACCAGTGACTACAAAGAcccgaataaaaaaaatgttaaaaagttGGAGGATCTAAAAGCATATAACGATGCCGATCTCCTTCCAAGAGACTTAAGACCAAACATAATATGTCTAGATAATAAACACGAGTGTATTTTACTTCCCATAAATGGGGTACATATCCCGTTCCATGTATCCACCATCAAAAATCTGAGCTCCAATTATGAGGACAACAATGATATCTTCGTTCTCCGTATCAATTTTCAAGTGCCAGGAAATCAAGGTGTCCTAAAAGCAGATTTCAATACCTTCCCTACtttacaagaaaaagaaatgtacaTCAAAGAATTGATATTTAAATCGAATGACGAGAGACATTTCCAAAATATTGTCAAGCAGGTGAAGGACCTCATTAAACACGTTAAGCAGAAGGAGGTAGAAGCAGATGTTAATGATCCACAACATGCtcaagaaaaattaattttaaacaaaagtggaagaagaatCATCCTTAGAGACCTTATGACTAGaccaaatatatttacaggAAGGAAGATATTAGGTACCTTGGAGTTACACACCAATGGGGTTAGATACTCAGCCAATTCTAGAGGAACCACGGAACATATCGATATCCTTTTTGACGACATAAAGTATGCCTTTTATCAACCTTCTGATGGACAGCTCATCATTTTGATCCATTTCCATTTGAAGAGGTACATCATggtgggaaagaaaaagacacTAGATGTGCAGTTCTACTGCGAAGCGGGAACACAGATTGATGACCTCGATAGAGCCAAGGCAAGGAATGTATACGACCCAGACGAAATGCATGACGAAATGAAAgaaagagaacaaaaaaatcgattaaatttgatttttaaaaattttgtacaacaAATGCAAGATATATCCAAAATAGAATTCGAAATCCCCTACCCTGAACTGACTTTCTCAGGAGTCCCAAACAAAAGCAACGTAGAAATTTTTGTGACTGCAAATACCATTAACCACCTTGTGGAATGGCCACCTTTCATCCTCTCCGTTGAAGATATCGAAATTGCTTCTCTCGAAAGAATCCATCACGGACTCCGAAACTTCGATATGATATTTGTATTTAAGGACTACACCAAGCCAGTGAAACGCATAGATGTCATCCCTACTGAGTACATCGATACCATTAAGAAGTGGCTTACTACCATCGACATTGTTTACTACGAGGGGAAGAATAACCTCCAATGgggaaatattttgaaaaccATTTTGGCTGACATCGACTCGTTTGTTAACTCCAAGGGTTTTGACGGGTTCCTCGGtgacgacgaggaggaggaggagcagtcCGCGGAGGACGAGGACGAGGATGACGAGTATGAGGTGGACGAGTCAGAGCTG AGCGCCGAGGACGACAGCGACTACGACGACAGCGGAGACGAGAGCCTCGCCACGGAGAGCGACGGCGAGGGGGAAGTCGAGGAAGACTCCGAGGATGAGGGGCTCTCTTGGGACGAGCTCGAGGAGCGGGCCAAAAAGG ACGACAAAAAACGATTCGCCTACAAAAGCGACGACGAAGAAGGAtacaacaaaaggaagaagaagaaaaagaattaa
- a CDS encoding eukaryotic translation initiation factor 3 subunit 9 (putative): SELSDKGLEEFLSDDSDEGNEELLSKKYAEKEALITLETKFPKIVTILGIPKVEEEKHSRLAEVLKKLFIRHLNAKISDSSLLNIKIHMPVDEEKKTKGICFVTFNDSFQANEAVKILNKLKLDAKHVLTASKMDDIENIINRDEHVMPINVVGFTREKIRWWLYDDRCREQFIVRYDSHFEVHWFDPLEKEPQLIYTTYKKSAPFSSVQWSNQGSYLVSFHNPGIALWGGDNFEKLIRLQHKSVKEISFSPNENYVLTWDGTPASLRNEKSICIWRVITGKLLRSFITPEFSARDKSYHYFLWSPDDKYIACIGKQKEVYVYELPSMLLMEDHEKKRTPLKYTFVKEFDWSPVDNIVSIWIPGTKTTPGTLILVDIPSRKELVSRKIYDVVHASIHWQSKGDYLCLKTTIEKKISKKSKKEFTQLEIFRIREKNIPVDNIQIEGIKTKQFHWEESNSNRFALIVRDEATSRQQIRFYKIDNKGTARNAKWTSTFDINSQMNFMRWSPQGSYFILASLGSEGLLYFCCLNANDEVEVIHKDEHLLANSVSWSNCGRYLVTSVSSMANAASSNYREENSETGFFIWSFQGRCLMTIKKPSFFQFFFRPHPKSLFSDKQKLDIKNNLKDYSKKFDVMDEKVRHAKRNQLISDRKTVEASFNERMEKVTQLFHSFKEYEEFKKNWEQFESQFEWEEKTVVIEHVLSVKQEIFA; this comes from the coding sequence AGCGAACTGAGCGACAAGGGGCTGGAGGAATTCCTGTCGGATGACAGCGACGAGGGAAACGAAGAACTCCTGAGCAAAAAGTATGCGGAGAAAGAAGCACTAATCACGCTGGAAACCAAGTTCCCCAAAATAGTCACCATTTTGGGTATTCCAaaggtggaggaagaaaaacacagCAGGTTGGCGGAggtattgaaaaaattgtttataaGGCATTTGAATGCCAAAATAAGTGACTCCTCCTTattgaacataaaaatacacatgccagtagatgaagaaaaaaaaaccaaaggaATCTGCTTCGTAACATTTAACGATAGTTTTCAAGCAAACGAAGCAGTGAAAATTCTCAACAAGCTAAAGCTCGATGCCAAACACGTATTAACAGCTTCCAAAATGGATGacatagaaaatataattaatcgAGATGAACACGTCATGCCAATTAACGTCGTTGGATTTacaagagaaaaaatcagATGGTGGTTATATGATGACAGATGTAGAGAGCAGTTCATTGTCAGATATGATTCACATTTTGAAGTCCATTGGTTTGATCCTCTAGAAAAAGAACCACAACTTATTTATACCACGTATAAAAAGAGCGCACCATTTTCCAGTGTCCAATGGAGTAACCAAGGGTCTTACTTAGTTAGTTTTCACAACCCAGGTATAGCTCTCTGGGGGGGAGATAATTTCGAAAAACTTATTCGATTGCAACATAAGAGTGTAAAAGAAATTAGCTTCTCTCCAAATGAAAATTACGTCCTCACATGGGATGGTACCCCTGCTTCACTCAGAAATGAGAAGTCTATATGTATTTGGAGAGTCATAACTGGGAAGCTATTGCGTTCTTTTATTACTCCAGAATTTAGTGCCAGGGATAAGAGCTATCATTACTTTCTGTGGAGTCCTGATGACAAATATATTGCTTGTATAgggaagcagaaggaggtaTACGTATATGAATTACCAAGTATGTTATTAATGGAAGatcatgaaaaaaagaggacacCTCTCAAATATACCTTCGTTAAAGAGTTCGATTGGTCTCCTGTTGATAATATTGTATCCATATGGATCCCAGGGACAAAAACCACACCAGGGACATTAATTTTGGTAGATATTCCATCAAGAAAGGAACTCGTTTcgagaaaaatttatgatGTGGTACATGCATCTATTCATTGGCAAAGTAAGGGAGATTACTTGTGTCTAAAAACAactattgaaaaaaaaatcagtaaGAAAAGCAAGAAGGAATTCACTCAGCTGGAAATTTTCAGaattagagaaaaaaatatccctGTGGATAATATCCAAATTGAGGGAATTAAAACGAAGCAGTTCCACTGGGAAGAGTCCAATAGCAATCGATTCGCTTTAATCGTTAGGGATGAAGCTACGAGTAGACAACAAATTAGGTTCTACAAAATTGACAACAAAGGAACAGCTAGAAATGCAAAGTGGACCAGCACCTTTGATATTAACAGTCAGATGAATTTTATGCGATGGTCACCACAGGGATCTTATTTCATTTTAGCGTCACTAGGATCAGAAGGtctcctttatttttgctgTCTCAATGCGAATGACGAAGTGGAAGTGATACACAAGGATGAACACCTCTTAGCAAACTCCGTTTCGTGGAGCAACTGTGGAAGGTATCTCGTCACATCTGTGTCTAGTATGGCAAACGCAGCGAGCTCCAACTACAGAGAAGAAAATAGCGAAACGGGATTCTTTATATGGTCCTTCCAAGGTAGGTGCCTAATGACTATTAAGAAGCCCTCCTTCTTTCAGTTCTTCTTTAGACCACACCCTAAGTCACTCTTCAGCGACAAACAAAAATTGGATATCAAAAATAACTTAAAGGATTACTCCAAGAAGTTTGACGTCATGGATGAGAAGGTTAGACACGCCAAACGAAATCAACTCATATCGGACCGAAAAACTGTGGAAGCGTCATTTAACGAGAGAATGGAAAAGGTCACTCAGCTGTTTCACTCCTTTAAGGAATATGAAGAGTTCAAGAAGAACTGGGAGCAATTCGAGAGCCAGTTCGAGTGGGAGGAGAAGACTGTTGTCATTGAACATGTCCTCTCAGTCAAGCAAGAAATATTCGCTTAA
- a CDS encoding f-actin capping protein beta subunit (putative), whose translation MEEAKIEAALHICNILPAHLFEETIKLLSKVDHNLTNNILINKEGPIKIKFDSQQNKHYLGNMFNKEKDSYRSPHSNRYYPEHCPNGYIPSESLRTLEMLYNEMYDRYRKAYYIGGLSSVYLWPNPIEEGFVACFLIKKKENYDTCTSLTWEGTHLIQKKNEMTLSASINKALETPKKVSNVNLVKDKYFHMHNMGKMIEGIENSLRKSIEYIYLPKMNDILNSIRMDDSFSSGWNNADGRAAQNLRAISSNIALSRGSIQDELRLKLKSRELDNGEEYSLRT comes from the exons atggaagaagcgaaGATCGAGGCCGCCCTGCACATTTGCAATATTCTCCCGGCGCACTTATTCGAGGAAACGATCAAACTGTTATCCAAAGTTGACCATAACTTAACGAATAACATTTTGATAAACAAAGAAGGgccaataaaaataaaattcgatagccaacaaaataaacactACCTTGGGAATATGTtcaataaagaaaaggattCATATAGGTCTCCCCACAGTAACAGGTACTACCCTGAGCATTGCCCAAATGGATACATCCCATCGGAATCCTTAAGGACTCTGGAAATGTTGTACAACGAAATGTATGACCGGTACAGGAAAGCATACTACATAGGTGGATTGTCTTCCGTTTATCTGTGGCCAAATCCAATCGAAGAAGGATTTGTCGCATGCTTTTTAatcaagaaaaaggaaaattacgACACATGTACAAGTCTGACATGGGAAGGTACTCACCTTATACAA aaaaaaaacgaaatgaccCTATCTGCCTCCATCAACAAAGCTTTGGAAACACCCAAGAAGGTGTCCAACGTTAATTTGGTGAAGGATAAATATTTCCACATGCACAACATGGGCAAAATGATTGAAGGTATCGAAAACTCGCTGAGGAAAAGTattgaatatatatacttaccAAAAATGAATGACATTTTGAATTCCATTCGGATGGACGATTCGTTTTCGTCCGGTTGGAATAATGCTGATGGTCGAGCCGCTCAGAACTTGCGCGCCATTTCGAGCAACATTGCCTTGTCCAGAGGGAGTATACAGGACGAGTTGAGActaaaattgaaaagtaGAGAGTTGGACAATGGGGAGGAGTACTCCCTTCGGACGTGA